The nucleotide window ATGAGGCTTGGTCATAACATTGCGattggtttgatcgtttatttCGTCTTTAATTCACTTATCTGCTATTAATTATTCGTGTTGAATTAAACCTCGTATCCTTTAAACCGCATATAAATTACACTCTAAATTTGCCTACAACTAACGGAGCGTATTTCTTGGGCATGCAATTGAGTTGTCGACATAGAAGCATCATTTTCAAATTATGAGCTCGTGATAAATTAAAGCTTATCACAAACTTACACAAATCCCATCAATATGATGGCATAATATGTGACAAGTCGTAATTTGAGCAGAATTTTCTCTTGAAAATTGGACGGTAGACTACCAGGAAAAAAACTTAATACAAATCCAAACTAATGTCCACTcaattttctgttcttttttctctctctttattcATGCGTTTCAGTAGATGACACATTACAATTTACAAGTACTGTCGCGGTAGGACTTATCCTTAAACGACGAGTGTATATAAATCTAAGAGGAAAGCGCCGAAATTAATTTGGATAACGGCCTTTTGAGAAGCAAATGACCTGTGATCAAATGATTACTAGTACAAAATAAGAATCACGTGCTTTTTTAAGTACGATTGATATTGTTAGTCGGACTGTAGTGGAAATCTCTAAATTGAACTTATCATTACGCAAcaagaaaagggaaataaatagTTAACCAAATGCGGCGCGACGTTTTCAAATTGCGGAATAACAAGCTTCCAAAAATGAAATGGCTGTAATTTACTGAACCGGCAAGAAAGGAGGTAAATAAAAATCTCAGAGTTTAATTGTAGAGGAATATAGTCATGTACATAAGGATGAAGTAGAGTCTGAAAAGAAAAGGTGTAAATGGATTTAACAAATGACAAATAAGGTTATTGACCAACATAATTTATATTtcctctgttccaatttatgtgaacctatttcctttggTCCGTTTAAAGAAAAAATGaccctttctaaatttagaaacaatttagcttaaacttataattctacccttaattaAAAGCTTTTATAATCGTACAAATACTCTGGGtctctttttgacttgtttaagaccacaaattccaaaagtcttcattttttcttaaacttcgtgctcaGTCAAACAGGTTGACATAAAGTCTTCATTCCAAAAGTTTTCATTTTTAATTGTGGATAGTTTCAGTAAGAGTATTTGGCATGAAGATGTAAATGAAAAAGTGATCCATGAAATTCGTCGTAAATTAAATTTGGATACATCATATTATGCATATATcgtttttaatcatttttaaacTCAAGATTAGTCCTAGATCCTTTTTACTTAGGAAGCATGATTTTTGTTCGCTCTATATTAGTTAGTCAGATGAATTAATTAATGTTTCGCCTCACACTTTGTTTCTTATATTCTTTTCTAGGCAAtggaattattaaaaaaaaagggtTTTAATTGGATATCTTAATTCCTAATAAATGGACCACTTGGATAAATGCTCGGTCGGTTGCAATAATATATATTGGTCATGTTAAATTACCGGCCTTTTGTTATCTTTTTGACAAAAATTATTTGTGATATTGATGTTCTCAGCTTGAAACCAGTTAGCTTAAGGGCTAAGGCAATGAtttggaaagaagaaaaaataaggcAATAGTTAACGGCTCAACGCCAGGCCAAAAATTAGGTTTAATTTGCGGTAGATTTTGGTGATACTTACTGATGTATACACCAACGTCAGGCCAATTGATTTAAGTTTATTTCTACCGAcctttaaattttaattaattaatcattTTTCCTGACTTCTTTTCTTTCCTTACATTACTTCATTTTGTCAAATTTAATTTGATACCTCAAAAACATTGTTAGCCGACACATCCTTGGATAGCAAACAGACGAAGGGATGAGAAATGATGGGGTGATAAGTGATACACATGAATGGTTAGGATCCTTCGCTCTTAATCAGAAATTTCGAGTTTGAGCcttagaaataaaaaaattattaatatggAGCATTTTTTTCTTTACTCAATGGGCCTTTCCGAAGGTTACAAATCTGAATTAGTTGGGTCTAGTGAGCTACAACGATGGATACTGAATGATTACAATAACATTATACTCGCCTAAATTCAAAATTAGTTGTGATCGATAGTTACATGTAAATCCTCAATATTTTAAATGCTCTATTCGGATTgttaaaaggaagaaaaaatggTGTGACTTTGATGTCGACGTAAAACCAAAAAGGGAAATTATTAAATAATTGTCCTTTCAATGGAGCAAATAATTAAGTTACGTATATCTTGGCCCCCTTCTATTAGTTAGGGAATAAACCCTGGAACGTGCTAAATTATAGATCACGTATTTAATGCTTATCACTACAACACTGCTGGACaagttatttttttcttctttttcttcaactgGACCAGTTATTAAGAAACCCCACTATTAGGCAGCTGCCAGCAAAACTTTTTCTTTGGAAATGTTAATTGAAACATACGATTAGTTTCGGTCTAATTACGATGTTTAGACTTTAGTGTGACTGTGATATATAAATACGATGAAATTGTGTAAAGTAGTATGATACTCCTACGAATTAAAAACATTAGagcttaaaaataattcaaactGACTCATATATTTGCCCGTAATAAGTATCCAAAAGTATTGAAAACATGCTCAAAAGTAAAAGGAttacactttttttttttacacttaatAACATATATAGTTGAAACATAATGTTATAAAACTAATTAGTTAGACTGCAATATAGTTATTTACAGGGGCGAAGGGAGAGTAGAACATACGGGTTCCGTCGAACCCAGTAGTTTTGGTCCAAATTATGTATCTGtcttaaaaaatttattgaatatgtataaattactaatttaaaacccagtattttaaaagatttaaaattttGAACCCATAAGTCTTAAATACTTGCTCCGCCTCTGATTATTTTAACTAACTTGAAAGTCAAATAAAGAAAGGGTAGTTTAGTCAACCAAGGGGTCATATGTGCGGCTGCTAATATCTCCGTGATGCCGCACTTTATGTGGTATCATTAGTAAACAATACAAACATATTTGGTGTATTAGCAATACAGTTTATTAACAATAGCGGGTTTTAATCCAAAAAAACAAACATGAATTATTCAACCCAGAACTTATTCTACAGACCTACAAATACAAACCTTAgtaatatttttaatatgaattaaTTTGATTCTAATACATGCATGGAAGATTAAGTTGAATGGTCAAAAGTATTGAAATTTGACTATAATGCTCAAACACATAAAATTGGATGGTCAAAAGTATGAAAAGAAGCTTCAGGTTGACTAGAATGAATCTTTTGAGTTGTTCACGGTTTTCGTCTTCGTTCAATGTAGAATAAGAGGCCATTGGCCTCATATTGTGTCATCCAACAACGCATCGGCGTCGAtgtacacacatatatataaccACATATTCAAACTTAGCTTGTACAAACTCAGTTGTGAAATAGGCCGACATAGACTTGTGTTTAATTATGTGTAAGACTGTAAGTTAGTAACTACCATATCCATATGGTTAGAACATAACGATAATTAGGGTTTGTCGACCTTACTGTTTATATAGATATCTAAAAAAGAAAGTCATTTAATTTTCTCGGCGCATGACTCTTAAAAGCTCTCCACCAGCGGCCCACTTTCAAGTTCCAGTTTCCACATAAGAATCACGTGATAAATATTGCATAATAATGAAGTGTGGCAAATTTCCTCCCTCGTGTCATTTTCTTTCCACATACATATAAATAGAGCCACTTATTCCTCACAAATCAATCAAACCTCATTCACTCTTTCCTTTAGCCCCTGTCTTCCTTTTGAAGCCACTGAAACACTCATCACTTTCTAAAAAAGATGTTTCTTTCCCTCTTACTTTCGTTCATTTTAGGgtttctttccttctcttttttatCTTTCTCCAAAAAACTTCATCTCAAATTCCGAAGAATCACTCCCATATATGGCCCTTCCTCTTACCCAATCCTTGGCTGTCTTATTTCCTTTTACAAAAATCGTCACCGTCTATTGGATTGGTACACTGAACTTTTGTCTGAGTCACCCACACAAACCATTCTAGTTCAACGCTTTGGTGCCCCTCGAACTATAATCACAGCCAATGCAACTAACGTTGAGCACATTCTCAAAACGAACTTTACTAATTATCCAAAAGGCCAGCCATTTACAGAGATTCTAGGCGATTTTCTCGGGATGGGGATCTTCAACGTAGACGGCGAGCGATGGAACACGCAGCGCAAATTGGCTAGCCACGAGTTCAGCACAAAGTCATTGAGGGAATTCGTGGTCAAAACTCTAGAAGAAGTAGTTGAGACGAGACTGATTCCATTGCTTGACCAAGCTGCAAAATCTAACAAAATTGTGGACTTGCAAGACGTGCTTAGGTGTTTTGCATTCGACACTATTTGCAAGGTGTCGCTCGGTACTGACCCACATTGCTTGGACGATCTTTCGCACGTGCCAATTCTGGTTGAAGCGTTTGACAACGCTTCACAAGCGTGTGCCATGCGTGGGATGGCGCCTATATACGCGGTCTGGAAAACCAAGAGAGCGCTCAATTTAGGATCAGAGAAGAAGCTGAAAGAAAACGTGAAACGAGTTCACTGTTGTATTAACGAGATCAtagagaaaaagaaacaaaagatcaGTGAAAATGGGGATCACAAAAACATGGATCTTCTCTCTAGATTATTAATTGCTGGCCACGAAGAtgaggtggtaagagatatggTCATAAGTTTTCTAATGGCCGGAAGAGATACAACTTCTTCAGCCTTGACTTGGCTTTTTTGGCTAACCACCAAACATCACGACGTCAAAAACGAAATGATCAATGAAATAACTTCGATCAACAATGGCGATAAGGCACTCGAATTCGACGACTTGAAAGAGATGAAGTATTTACAAGCATGCTTGAATGAATCAATGAGGCTTTATCCGCCGGTGGCTTGGGACTCAAAGCATGCGGCTAAAGATGACATTCTACCCGACGGTACAAGAGTTCAAAAAGGGAATAGAGTTACTTATTTCCAGTACGGAATGGGTAGAATGGAGGAGATATGGGGAAAAGACAGACTTGAATTTAAACCGGAGCGGTGGTTGGATGAAAAGGGAGTGTCGAAAAGTGTTTGTCCCTATAAGTTTCCAGTGTTTCAAGCAGGTCCAAGGGTGTGTTTGGGAAAAGAAATGGCATTCACACAGATGAAGTATGTGTTGGCTTCAGTACTAAGGCGGTTCGAGATTAAACCGGTGAATGTAGATAAGCCGGTTTTTGTGCCTCTTTTAACCGCACACATGGCTGGTGGTTTCAATGTGCGAATTTATCACCGTGGCAGCGAATGAAATGTAAAACATTACACTGATGAACAATTAGCATTTGCTGCTAGTTATACACTGCAAATGAAAATCTAATTAGTTAAAGAGTATATATGAATATATAGCTTGATTATTGAAGTGTTCGTAGTACATGTACATGTTTGACGTGAAGTACACATGAAGTAGAGTTATCCGGCTTATTCAGTGAGTTAGTCTTGCTACCTCCAGAAGAATGGTGTGTTTTTCAAACACGATCGGTTGTCGAAATTAAATATAGAAGGTACCATACATGATCACAAGCTTTTTCTTTATAGTAAcataatttttagaaatatttgGAAAAGTAGTACATTGTAGTTAAAGAAATAAAAGTTGTTTCATTACTTTATGCCAAGCAAGTTGGGATAGAGGAACTAGTACAACTAGGCAATCTGCAAAGTGAGGTTTAATCTCATTTAGGACTAAGAAATGCAGCAGTGTTTTGTTAGATGAGGAAATAGAGCTGAGATGTCATCGACATATTCTTTCCCTATTAATGGAGAAATCTAATAATTTATTCTGATATCAGTGGATTAGAAAAATGGTGGGTCTATGTACGGTTTCATTTCTGATGCAATGTATTTAAAGCCTTGGTATCTTCATCTGCTAAATGCGAAGAGCCAATACCATGTGACAGACAAAAACCACGAGCTCTAGTTTAGTTATTATTAGTTATGGATTGGAATACATGGAAGAAAGAATAGTTTCAGCCATTCCATATATAAAATTGATGCTAAGAGTACTAAGGAATCATCCGAAAAAATCAGTGGGAGTTATGAATTAAAAAAGTCATATGCCATGTGTTATATACAAGGTGCATGAATTAACTTGAAAATTTACACTGACGGAGATCCGCAAAAATAGAGTAAATACTCCTCCAAAACGTCATTTAACAAAGATAATCAAAACGGCCAGCCCAGCCCAACCCAACACAAGCCAACTCTTGCGGGCCTTTCAATTTGTTGGACTAGGATGGACAAGCCCATCATTTTAATGTAAAAATTGCAATAGGACGCCCCCATTTaacttatatttatttttttttaaacttttaacttgtacccactttttaatcAACTTCAGTccatttctcctcctcctcctcctcctcctcaaagttttatcttttctttttccagaaGTAAGGTTCATCCCTATCTGCTTTTTCTTATTTCCCGGTGAGTCCTATAAATTTTCACGCCAACCTATACATCTGAAACAACCAATTTACTTTCTTCTCAGCTCTTGCTCGACACACAAATTTGTTTTGCTGAAAAGATAGCACAAAATAGGGGTCAAGTAATTGCTCTTCTTTCTTCCCAGCTCTTGCTCGACACACAGAGATGGCCCCGAAATTAAATTCTTAAAGGAGTTCAAATTTTGGGAATTAAATAGAATTTGGGTTATTGGTATCGTGAATACAAATAAATGGGTCAATGTGTTTCTACGTCTGCATGTCACCATAACAGAAGTGTAATTTCATCATCAAGGCATGCAAAAGATCATCACCATAACGTTGTTGTTGTATCATTTAAGAGCAAAAAAACAGCCACAACTGCAAGGATTATTGATAGAAAGAAGATGGTGTGGCAAATGAAATTATAAACAAACAAAgacttcagttctagagctgaagttcccccgttacaaagacaaaaacttcagctctagagctgaagttcaccagttacaaaacaaaaacttcagctctaaagctgaactCAGGctcggctactagaatgctgaagttttgcatgattgcctttgctacttcagccccgtatgctgaagttacgcgaaaaagtgagTACGCTAgcaatttttttgcaaagcgggcacaagttaaaacgtgatacaaaaaacgggtatagataCAAATGCCCCCATTTTAATGCGCCTCAGAATGGCTTGCCCAACCCATCCCTAAGAATGGCTAGGACGGGTTGGTCCTTcacttttttcttaatttttctttcaaatcttTAAGGaatggggcatttgcatctatacccgctttttgggttatgttttaacttgtgcccgctttgcaaaaaaaattgcaagcgtacccactttttcgcgtaacttcagcatacgaggctgaagtagcaaagacaatcacgcaaaacttcagtaTTCTAGTAGACGGaactgaagtagcaagtgtgctaaaatttttgtttgtaattattgaacttaagcatagtagctgaagttttgttctctatttgctgaaatttttgtttgtaattgctgaaatttttgtttttgtaactggcgaacttcagctctagagctgaagtttttattttgtaactggtgaacttcagctccAGAGTTGAAGTTTTGatttttgtaactggtgaacttcaaatctagagctgaagtttttgttttgtaactggcgaagtttttgtttgtaactgacGAACTTCAACTCTGAAGTTTTAGCTTATTTACACCATGAGTGTAATCCTCCCCTTTTTtaactcttttcttttcaaatgcCTCAACTTCAAGGATTGCTTCAATAAATTTATACGATAAAATCTTTTAATCTGGATGTAAGATCATTTGCTATTTTATCATCATAGACCATAAAAgttttaaacttcatgaaatttGCTAGTAAAAAATATCTTATCTCTGATGAAACAAAAACGTGCCTAAAAATGTCATAAGATCCTTCCATTTCAGTCTTTCAACTCcagtttgcaaaaaaaaaaaaaaaaaaaaaaaaaaaaaaaaaaatcgcaTTCTTCTATTTCTCTATGTTTTAGTTGACACAGAGTGACGTGGAACTATATTATCTTGCACTAATTAACGTGGACGTTTTTTTGACTATCAGCTtacttaaaaaataataacagaTAATCGTTCATAAAAAACGGGAATAATAAACTAGATAAACAAGGCAGAAAAAAGATTTGATATTTACATTGACCGTGTATTAAGTTATATCCAAGGTGGTAATATGGTACATATCGTTTTTATATGTAAAGATTAGAAATACTTTTTCTAATCTGATAGTGGATAAAGCACAATTTTTTATGCAAACCAAATCGTTAAAAGATCTGGAGTTTCCAACTGTTCATATAATCTCAAaccattttctttctttatatGATCACGATTCTAACATGTATTGAAatcaaatataatctcattatATAGTTCGTTGAAATTAATGAAGTCCACCAATGGCGATATTTTCTTCATCCGAAATCATAAACACAGCATTTGAGTTGGCCAAAGCATCCCACAAAAGAACTTCTAAATTAACATCTAACATGCgtgaaaaaatatgaaataaaaaatcATTAAAAGTGCTACTTCAAATGAAGAATCAGAAATAATAAACTAATAATTAAAAGGGCCATTTTTTGGATCCCACTAGAACGTCCAAAG belongs to Nicotiana tabacum cultivar K326 chromosome 6, ASM71507v2, whole genome shotgun sequence and includes:
- the LOC107791570 gene encoding cytochrome P450 94B3-like, yielding MFLSLLLSFILGFLSFSFLSFSKKLHLKFRRITPIYGPSSYPILGCLISFYKNRHRLLDWYTELLSESPTQTILVQRFGAPRTIITANATNVEHILKTNFTNYPKGQPFTEILGDFLGMGIFNVDGERWNTQRKLASHEFSTKSLREFVVKTLEEVVETRLIPLLDQAAKSNKIVDLQDVLRCFAFDTICKVSLGTDPHCLDDLSHVPILVEAFDNASQACAMRGMAPIYAVWKTKRALNLGSEKKLKENVKRVHCCINEIIEKKKQKISENGDHKNMDLLSRLLIAGHEDEVVRDMVISFLMAGRDTTSSALTWLFWLTTKHHDVKNEMINEITSINNGDKALEFDDLKEMKYLQACLNESMRLYPPVAWDSKHAAKDDILPDGTRVQKGNRVTYFQYGMGRMEEIWGKDRLEFKPERWLDEKGVSKSVCPYKFPVFQAGPRVCLGKEMAFTQMKYVLASVLRRFEIKPVNVDKPVFVPLLTAHMAGGFNVRIYHRGSE